From Solibacillus sp. FSL W7-1464:
TCCGACTACCCAATATAATGATAACGCGGCTGGTAAAATAATACCGAAACCAACAATCATTAATGGCATGATGTACATCATGATTTTCATTTGCGGGTTATCTACGGCTGGTCCAGTCATTAATACAACATACTGGATAAGACCTGCGATAACAGCAAATACAATACTTGGCTCCGCTAATGGAACCGATAAAAATGTCCCTAATTCAAATGCATCCGGTGTTGCATTCATACGGCTAATCGCATGATAGAAACCGATTAAGATCGGCATCTGGATAAGAATCGGTAAACATCCAGCTAATGGGTTAACACCTGAAGTCTGCATTAACTGCATCATTTCCTGCTGGTATTTTTGTTGAGTTGCCGCGTCTTTTGAGCTGTATTTTGCTTGGAGCTCTTTCAACTTCGGTTGCATTTCCTGCATTTTCTTAGAACTTTTTACTTGTTTGATAGTTAAAGGCAGAATGATTAGACGAATAATAACAGTTACGATAATAATTGCAAATGCATAATTCGCAGCATTACCTTCAAACATATCAGCAAAAAGCTTGATAAATGATACTAATGGCCAAACAATATACTCATTCCAAAAGCCATCACTTTCAGATGAAATTGGTTGGTCAAATTCTGTACAGCCTGATAGCAGTAATACTACTGATACAAGTGACAGCATTATCCATAAATTTTTCTTCAACCTTCTTCCTCCTAAAGCAAACCTATTCAATTTTATGACAATATTTTACCATTACGGACGTTGGTACACTACTAATTGTTCTGTAAATTCAAAGTTTTGGGCATTAAATGATAAACAATTAATTGTGTAACTATCCTTTATATACTCTTGCAACCTTTAAAACA
This genomic window contains:
- the yidC gene encoding membrane protein insertase YidC, giving the protein MKKNLWIMLSLVSVVLLLSGCTEFDQPISSESDGFWNEYIVWPLVSFIKLFADMFEGNAANYAFAIIIVTVIIRLIILPLTIKQVKSSKKMQEMQPKLKELQAKYSSKDAATQQKYQQEMMQLMQTSGVNPLAGCLPILIQMPILIGFYHAISRMNATPDAFELGTFLSVPLAEPSIVFAVIAGLIQYVVLMTGPAVDNPQMKIMMYIMPLMIVGFGIILPAALSLYWVVGNFVSVLQNLVIYKPWNKNKPDATDAKGAK